GTCGCTGACGTACGTAAAGCTGCGACGCATTTTTCCGTGATTATAGACTGTGATTGGTCGATTTTCTAGGATGGCTCTGGTCCACAGATAGGCGCCGCCATCCAGACGTCCCCAGGGTCCGTACACAGAGAAAAAGCGCAATCCCGTGGTGGGAATGCTGTATAGATGGCTGTACGCATGCGCCATCAGTTCATCTGCTTTTTTGGTCTCGGCGTACAGGCTGAGGGGATGATCGACATTTTGATGGACGCCGTGAGGTGTGGTGGTGTTCAAGCCCTAAACTCTCCACCGAAGCGGGGTAACTCCACAACTCATCTCTGACCACCACGAAGGCTTACAAAATGCCATCAAACGACACTTTCAAGGTGCTTCTTGGCAGCATTGTCAAACCCACTTTCACAGAAATATCAAAGGCATCACACCGCCTAAGTATCAACGTGAGGTTGCCCAGACACTCAAAGACGTTTTCAATGCACCCGATCTTGCCACTGCACAAGAGCACCTATCTTCTATGATGGACACCTATGAACCTATACTGCCCAATGCCGTGGAGAAGATAGACCGGGATATCACCCATTGTCTGGCCTGCTTCCACTTTCCACAACAGCATCAAAAACGCATTCGTACCACCAACCTGTTGGAGAGACTCAATCGTGAGATCAAAAGACGTGCCGATGTCGTGCAAATCTTCCCCAATCAAGCGGCTTGTGAACGTCTCATCGGCGCGTTGTGTATGGAGTGGTCTGACGAGTGGATCACAGGCAGACGCTATCTGGACATGACGGATTTGAAATAAAATCGCTGACCCCTATATCACGGAGCTACAATTTTACAGAACTTTTTGGACTTGACCAGACCGACAGCATTCTGCTTTGAACTATCAGACGCCACAAGAAGTGGTGCAGGCAATTCTTATGAGAAATACCACGACTGATCCTTAGGACAAATTAGCCTGCAAAACGGTTCAATTTTTGAGTCGCAGATTCTCACGGGGCGCATCCCTTGGAGAAATTATACGTAGTGTTAGATATGTCCATCGAACCTCGACAGCATGGCCTACTATCTTCTTCTGTATTTCGTCAACGGTTAGTTCATATTCAAATTTAGAAGCTCTATTTGAAATTGTGAATGGGTTTTGGGGAGAAACAGACACGCTATCTTGTAACGTACCAATGATGATGTCCTCACGAA
This genomic window from Gemmatimonadota bacterium contains:
- a CDS encoding transposase, which encodes MSDHHEGLQNAIKRHFQGASWQHCQTHFHRNIKGITPPKYQREVAQTLKDVFNAPDLATAQEHLSSMMDTYEPILPNAVEKIDRDITHCLACFHFPQQHQKRIRTTNLLERLNREIKRRADVVQIFPNQAACERLIGALCMEWSDEWITGRRYLDMTDLK